The DNA window CGAGCGTGCGCTCCGCGTGGCGGCAAGCTGATCGTCGTAGACCAACCATTGCGCAGGCCCGCACCGAGCCCCATTCTGATAACGGTCGTATTCAGATAGGGGACGCGCGATGACATACGGGACTCGCATGTCACGGGCCAAGATGGACCATATCGACAGCACCCTGTTCGCACGGTCGCTGCTGTCGATGGGACAGACGATGAGCACCGCGAACGTGATCATGCAACTCGCCAACCCGGCCATCGGCTACGGCGTCGCACGGAGCACCGTGGAAAGCGGGCGGCTCGACCGTCATACGGTCAAACGCGCCCGCACCACCGCGTCGTACCTCGCGGTGGCCGCCATGGGCAACGCCGACGACCGCCGCCGTTTTCGTCAGGCGGTGAATCGTCAACACGCACAGGTTCGTTCGGATGCGGACAGTCCGGTCGAGTACAACGCGATGGACCCCGGGTTGCAGCTGTGGGTAGCAGCCTGCCTGTACATGGGCTGGGAGGACATCTACACGCGAGTGCACGGGCCGCTGTCCGGGGCGCGACGTGAGAAGTTTTACCAGCAGGGCAAGGTGTGCGGAACCACGCTGCAGATGCCGGCCGAACTCTGGCCGGCCGATCGCGATGCGTTCACGACCTACTGGAACGAGCAGACCATCCGCCTGCGCATCGACGACGAGGTACGCGAATTCCTGCTCGGCATAGCACATTTCGGCTACGCACCGACCTGGGTACAGAAGCGGTACGGGCCGGTCAAGTATCGCCGCACCATCGGCTACCTACCGGAGCCCTTCCGCGAAGCACTGCGGGTGGACTGGACGCCGGCCGATCAGCGGTGGTTTGACGAGTACATCGCCGCACAGGTCGCCCGTGAACGCCGTAAACCACTGTGGTTGTCCCAGTTGA is part of the Gordonia bronchialis DSM 43247 genome and encodes:
- a CDS encoding oxygenase MpaB family protein; translated protein: MTYGTRMSRAKMDHIDSTLFARSLLSMGQTMSTANVIMQLANPAIGYGVARSTVESGRLDRHTVKRARTTASYLAVAAMGNADDRRRFRQAVNRQHAQVRSDADSPVEYNAMDPGLQLWVAACLYMGWEDIYTRVHGPLSGARREKFYQQGKVCGTTLQMPAELWPADRDAFTTYWNEQTIRLRIDDEVREFLLGIAHFGYAPTWVQKRYGPVKYRRTIGYLPEPFREALRVDWTPADQRWFDEYIAAQVARERRKPLWLSQLSFRILLWDVRARERLGRPLV